A single window of Streptomyces griseoviridis DNA harbors:
- a CDS encoding M1 family metallopeptidase: MHRRILAPGALAAASLMLAIPASAASYSPGAPGIGDPYYPAYGNGGYDVSHYDLRLKYQPATDELEGTATILARTTQDLSRFDLDFLLDVSEVRVNGVRAEFATSGRHELEITPRTPLAKGTAVTVVVRYSGVPSTKSAYGFSTWHRTPDGAVAADEPEAAWWWYPSNDHPLDKATYDVSVAVPNGTQAISNGTLQSTSSQAGWTRYNWRQNRPQATYLTTLAVGKFDVTTSTSEGGVPVVNAYSVDLGDNDGAARASVERTGELVDWLSGWFGPYPFASAGGYVPNTTTGYALETQTRVYYSPRQFANGSNASVVVHELAHQWYGDSVSLKGWKDIWINEGFARYAQWLWSEHEGEGTTRELAAYVYASHPADDPFWTVAPGDPGPDDQFDIAVYDRGALAVQALREAVGDDAFFAILKGWPQEHAYGNASVADFRAYAERISGKPLDTLFDTWLFQPGKPASTGATGGRATLGATAGPVRQPKSWKTIEATNSVHAAEHGH, from the coding sequence GTGCACCGCAGAATCCTCGCGCCGGGCGCACTCGCCGCGGCCTCCCTGATGCTGGCGATCCCGGCGTCGGCCGCGAGCTACTCCCCCGGCGCCCCGGGCATCGGCGACCCCTACTACCCGGCGTACGGCAACGGCGGCTACGACGTGTCCCACTACGATCTGCGCCTCAAGTACCAGCCGGCGACGGACGAGTTGGAGGGCACGGCGACGATCCTGGCGCGCACCACGCAGGATCTCTCCCGGTTCGACCTGGACTTCCTGCTGGACGTGAGCGAGGTCCGGGTCAACGGGGTGCGGGCGGAGTTCGCGACCTCGGGCCGGCACGAGCTGGAGATCACGCCGAGGACGCCGCTGGCGAAGGGCACGGCGGTCACGGTGGTGGTCCGCTACAGCGGGGTGCCGTCGACGAAGAGCGCGTACGGCTTCTCCACCTGGCACCGCACCCCGGACGGCGCGGTCGCCGCCGACGAGCCCGAGGCGGCCTGGTGGTGGTACCCGAGCAACGACCACCCGCTGGACAAGGCCACCTACGACGTGTCGGTGGCGGTGCCGAACGGCACCCAGGCGATCTCCAACGGCACGCTCCAGTCGACGAGTTCGCAGGCGGGCTGGACGCGCTACAACTGGCGTCAGAACCGGCCGCAGGCGACGTACCTGACCACGCTCGCGGTGGGGAAGTTCGACGTCACGACGAGCACCTCCGAGGGCGGCGTCCCGGTCGTCAACGCGTACAGCGTCGACCTCGGGGACAACGACGGGGCGGCGCGGGCGAGCGTGGAGCGGACCGGGGAGCTGGTCGACTGGCTGAGCGGCTGGTTCGGCCCGTACCCGTTCGCGTCGGCGGGCGGGTACGTCCCGAACACCACCACCGGGTACGCGCTGGAGACGCAGACCCGCGTCTACTACAGCCCGCGCCAGTTCGCGAACGGCTCCAACGCGTCGGTGGTCGTGCACGAGCTGGCGCACCAGTGGTACGGGGACTCGGTGTCGCTGAAGGGCTGGAAGGACATCTGGATCAACGAGGGCTTCGCGCGGTACGCGCAGTGGCTGTGGTCCGAGCACGAGGGCGAGGGCACCACGCGGGAGCTGGCCGCCTACGTGTACGCGTCGCATCCGGCGGACGATCCGTTCTGGACGGTCGCGCCGGGTGACCCCGGTCCTGACGACCAGTTCGACATCGCCGTCTACGACCGGGGCGCGCTGGCCGTGCAGGCGCTGCGGGAGGCGGTCGGGGACGACGCGTTCTTCGCGATCCTGAAGGGCTGGCCGCAGGAGCACGCGTACGGCAACGCGTCGGTGGCCGACTTCAGGGCGTACGCGGAGCGGATCTCGGGCAAGCCGCTGGACACGCTGTTCGACACCTGGCTGTTCCAGCCCGGCAAGCCCGCCTCCACAGGCGCCACCGGAGGCCGCGCGACGCTCGGCGCGACGGCGGGCCCGGTGCGCCAGCCGAAGTCGTGGAAGACGATCGAGGCGACGAACTCGGTACACGCGGCCGAGCACGGGCACTGA
- a CDS encoding Xaa-Pro dipeptidyl-peptidase — MPTTPRFTTWRTLAAAAVALFLAAVLTPTAAHAAPRESSPVYSYANAVREAVWVDTGLDADGDGKADRVAVDIVRPREPAQQGRRIPVIMDASPYYSCCGRGNESQLKTYDADGAVVQMPLFYDNYFVPRGYAFVGVDLAGTNRSDGCVDVGGRSDIQSAKAVIDWLNGRARAYTTRTGTTTATADWSNGRTGMIGKSWDGTIANGVAATGVKGLRTIVPISAISSWYDYYFAQGAPLYGSGPDWLSGYVESPAARAKCAAVQRQLVDGAPRTGDWTPLWTERDYVKDAAKVKASVFLTHGLQDLNVRTKHLGQWWDALAKNGVQRKIWLSQTGHVDPFDFRRDAWVDTLHRWFDHELLGYDNGVDREPMADIERHPDQWVTSTTWPPRDTRATTLRPAQGTLPGVGTLGGARGHGTETFTDDPALGETDWAAAIDTPTPAKAGFVTAPLTRDLRLAGSSKVIVTATPSTPTAHLSAVLVDLGPATIRDYADGGEGITTLTDRTCAGESTPGDSACYRTTRARTTDVGQTVFSRGWADLGTWADPGKGAPLTPGKAYTITVDLAATDHVVPAGHRLALIVAGTDKDLIDPPADTPTLTVDLARTSADVPLVGGAAAFARATTGTPPAAVADGGFDGVRAPATVHRVP; from the coding sequence ATGCCGACAACCCCGCGCTTCACGACCTGGAGAACGCTCGCGGCCGCGGCCGTCGCCCTCTTCCTGGCGGCCGTCCTCACCCCGACGGCGGCCCACGCGGCGCCCCGGGAGAGCAGCCCCGTCTACTCGTACGCGAACGCCGTCCGCGAGGCCGTATGGGTGGACACCGGACTCGACGCCGACGGCGACGGCAAGGCCGACCGGGTGGCCGTCGACATCGTCAGGCCGCGGGAGCCCGCCCAGCAGGGCCGCAGGATCCCCGTCATCATGGACGCCAGCCCCTACTACTCCTGCTGCGGACGCGGCAACGAGAGCCAGCTGAAGACCTACGACGCGGACGGCGCCGTCGTCCAGATGCCCCTCTTCTACGACAACTACTTCGTGCCGCGCGGCTACGCCTTCGTCGGCGTCGACCTGGCCGGCACCAACCGCTCCGACGGCTGCGTCGACGTCGGCGGGCGCTCCGACATCCAGTCCGCGAAGGCCGTGATCGACTGGCTGAACGGCCGGGCCCGCGCGTACACGACCAGGACCGGCACCACCACCGCCACCGCGGACTGGAGCAACGGCAGAACCGGCATGATCGGCAAGAGCTGGGACGGCACCATCGCCAACGGCGTCGCCGCCACCGGCGTCAAGGGCCTGCGGACGATCGTGCCGATCAGCGCCATCTCCTCCTGGTACGACTACTACTTCGCCCAGGGCGCCCCCCTCTACGGCTCGGGCCCCGACTGGCTCTCCGGATACGTCGAGAGCCCCGCCGCCCGCGCCAAGTGCGCCGCCGTGCAGCGCCAGTTGGTCGACGGAGCGCCCCGCACCGGCGACTGGACACCGCTGTGGACCGAGCGCGACTACGTCAAGGACGCCGCCAAGGTCAAGGCCAGCGTCTTCCTGACCCACGGCCTCCAGGACCTCAACGTCCGCACCAAGCACCTCGGCCAGTGGTGGGACGCCCTCGCGAAGAACGGCGTCCAGCGCAAGATCTGGCTCTCCCAGACCGGCCACGTCGACCCCTTCGACTTCCGCCGCGACGCCTGGGTCGACACCCTGCACCGCTGGTTCGACCACGAACTCCTCGGCTACGACAACGGCGTCGACCGCGAACCCATGGCCGACATCGAACGCCACCCCGACCAGTGGGTCACCTCCACCACCTGGCCCCCGCGCGACACCCGGGCCACCACCCTGCGCCCCGCCCAGGGCACCCTGCCGGGCGTCGGCACCCTCGGCGGCGCCCGCGGCCACGGGACCGAGACGTTCACCGACGACCCCGCGCTCGGCGAGACCGACTGGGCCGCCGCGATCGACACCCCGACCCCCGCCAAGGCCGGTTTCGTCACCGCGCCCCTCACCCGCGACCTGCGCCTCGCGGGCTCCTCGAAGGTCATCGTCACCGCGACCCCCAGCACCCCGACCGCCCACCTCTCCGCGGTCCTCGTCGACCTCGGCCCCGCCACCATCCGCGACTACGCCGACGGCGGCGAGGGCATCACCACCCTCACCGACCGCACCTGCGCGGGCGAGAGCACCCCGGGCGACAGCGCCTGCTACCGCACCACCCGGGCCAGGACCACCGACGTCGGGCAGACCGTGTTCAGCCGGGGCTGGGCCGACCTCGGCACCTGGGCCGACCCCGGCAAGGGCGCCCCGCTCACCCCGGGCAAGGCGTACACGATCACCGTCGACCTCGCCGCCACCGACCATGTCGTCCCGGCCGGACACCGGCTCGCGTTGATCGTCGCGGGCACCGACAAGGACCTCATCGACCCGCCGGCCGACACCCCCACCCTCACCGTGGACCTGGCCCGCACCTCCGCCGACGTCCCCCTCGTCGGAGGCGCCGCGGCCTTCGCGCGGGCGACCACGGGGACACCGCCCGCCGCGGTCGCGGACGGCGGGTTTGACGGGGTCCGCGCCCCGGCCACCGTCCACCGCGTCCCCTAG
- a CDS encoding Tex family protein gives MTTPGSLETGSIEGRIAEELGVRERQVRAAVELLDGGSTVPFIARYRKEATEMLDDAQLRTLEERLRYLRELEERRTAILESVREQGKLTEDLEARIRSAETKARLEDIYLPFKPKRRTKAQIAREAGLEPLAEGLLGDPTVTPLTAAAAFVDADKGVADPQAALDGARAILTERFSEDADLIGELRERMWVRGRLAAKVREGKEEAGAKFADYFDFAEPFTDLPSHRILAMLRGEKEEVLDLVLEPEEATEGPSSYEGVVAHRFGVADRGRPGDKWLQDTVRWAWRTRILVHLGLDLRLRLRTAAEDDAVQVFAANLRDLLLAAPAGTRATLGLDPGFRTGVKVAVVDATGKVVATDVIHPHVPANRWDEAIAKLARLAAAHAVELVAIGNGTASRETDKLAGELITRHPELNLTKVMVSEAGASVYSASAFASQELPDMDVSLRGAVSIARRLQDPLAELVKIDPKSIGVGQYQHDLSEVKLSRSLDAVVEDCVNGVGVDVNTASAPLLARVSGITSGLAENIVAHRDANGPFTGRRQLKDVSRLGPKAYEQCAGFLRIRGGDPLDASSVHPEAYPVVRRMVKTSGQEVGALIGNTSVLRSLKPDDFVDETFGLPTVSDILKELEKPGRDPRPAFRTATFKEGVEKLSDLESGMVLEGVVTNVAAFGAFVDIGVHQDGLVHVSAMSRTFVKDPRDVVKPGDIVKVKVLDVDIPRKRVSLTLRLDDEAAPQDGGDGRPQRGGRGGGRPPQQRQRQQQGGGGGGGNGNGGGAKGAGGKGGDRGGRGGGQRQAAPPANSAMADALRRAGLVDPKNGRR, from the coding sequence GTGACGACACCCGGGTCCCTGGAGACAGGGTCCATCGAAGGCAGGATCGCCGAGGAGCTCGGCGTACGGGAGCGGCAGGTCAGGGCTGCCGTGGAACTGCTGGACGGCGGTTCGACGGTGCCCTTCATCGCCCGCTACCGCAAGGAAGCGACCGAGATGCTCGACGACGCGCAGCTGCGCACGCTCGAGGAGCGGCTGCGCTACCTGCGCGAGCTGGAGGAGCGCCGGACGGCGATCCTGGAGTCGGTGCGCGAGCAGGGCAAGCTCACCGAGGATCTGGAGGCGCGGATCCGGAGCGCCGAGACCAAGGCGCGCCTGGAGGACATCTACCTGCCGTTCAAGCCGAAGCGGCGCACCAAGGCGCAGATCGCGCGGGAGGCCGGGCTCGAACCGCTGGCGGAGGGGCTGCTCGGCGATCCGACCGTCACGCCGCTGACCGCGGCGGCCGCCTTCGTGGACGCCGACAAGGGCGTCGCCGATCCGCAGGCCGCCCTGGACGGCGCGCGGGCCATCCTCACCGAGCGGTTCTCGGAGGACGCCGACCTGATCGGCGAGTTGCGCGAGCGGATGTGGGTGCGCGGGCGGCTGGCCGCCAAGGTGCGCGAGGGCAAGGAGGAGGCGGGCGCGAAGTTCGCCGACTACTTCGACTTCGCGGAGCCGTTCACCGACCTGCCCTCGCACCGGATCCTCGCGATGCTGCGCGGCGAGAAGGAGGAGGTCCTCGACCTCGTCCTGGAGCCCGAGGAGGCGACCGAGGGCCCGTCCTCGTACGAGGGCGTCGTGGCGCACCGCTTCGGTGTCGCGGACCGCGGGCGTCCCGGTGACAAGTGGCTCCAGGACACGGTCCGCTGGGCCTGGCGCACCCGCATCCTGGTGCACCTCGGCCTCGACCTGCGGCTGCGGCTGCGCACCGCCGCCGAGGACGACGCCGTCCAGGTGTTCGCGGCGAACCTGCGCGACCTGCTGCTCGCCGCCCCGGCCGGCACCCGCGCGACGCTCGGCCTCGACCCCGGTTTCCGCACCGGTGTGAAGGTGGCGGTGGTGGACGCGACGGGCAAGGTCGTCGCCACCGACGTCATCCACCCGCACGTCCCGGCCAACCGGTGGGACGAGGCGATCGCCAAGCTGGCCCGGCTGGCCGCCGCGCACGCGGTCGAGCTGGTCGCGATCGGCAACGGCACGGCGTCCCGCGAGACGGACAAGCTCGCCGGTGAACTGATCACCAGGCACCCGGAGTTGAACCTCACCAAGGTGATGGTGTCGGAGGCGGGCGCCTCCGTGTACTCGGCCTCCGCGTTCGCCTCGCAGGAACTGCCCGACATGGACGTGTCGCTGCGCGGCGCGGTCTCCATCGCGCGCCGGCTCCAGGACCCGCTGGCCGAACTGGTGAAGATCGACCCCAAGTCGATCGGGGTCGGCCAGTACCAGCACGACCTGTCCGAGGTGAAGCTGTCGCGTTCGCTCGACGCGGTGGTGGAGGACTGCGTGAACGGCGTGGGGGTGGACGTCAACACGGCCTCCGCGCCGCTGCTCGCACGGGTCTCCGGCATCACCTCGGGCCTGGCGGAGAACATCGTGGCGCACCGGGACGCCAACGGCCCGTTCACCGGCCGCCGGCAGCTCAAGGACGTCTCGCGGCTCGGCCCGAAGGCGTACGAGCAGTGCGCGGGGTTCCTGCGGATCCGCGGCGGCGACCCGCTGGACGCGTCGAGCGTGCACCCGGAGGCGTATCCGGTGGTGCGCAGGATGGTGAAGACGTCGGGCCAGGAGGTCGGGGCGCTGATCGGCAACACCTCGGTGCTGCGGTCGCTGAAGCCGGACGACTTCGTGGACGAGACGTTCGGTCTGCCGACGGTGAGCGACATCCTCAAGGAGCTGGAGAAGCCCGGCCGCGACCCGCGTCCGGCGTTCCGGACGGCCACCTTCAAGGAGGGCGTCGAGAAGCTCTCCGACCTCGAGTCCGGGATGGTCCTCGAAGGCGTCGTCACCAACGTGGCCGCGTTCGGGGCGTTCGTGGACATCGGTGTCCACCAGGACGGCCTGGTGCATGTCTCCGCGATGTCGAGGACGTTCGTGAAGGACCCCAGGGACGTGGTGAAGCCGGGTGACATCGTCAAGGTGAAGGTCCTGGACGTCGACATCCCGCGCAAGCGCGTCTCGCTGACGCTGCGCCTCGACGACGAGGCGGCCCCGCAGGACGGCGGCGACGGCAGGCCGCAGCGCGGTGGCCGCGGCGGCGGGCGCCCGCCCCAGCAGCGGCAGCGCCAGCAGCAGGGCGGTGGCGGTGGCGGCGGCAACGGCAACGGCGGTGGCGCCAAGGGCGCCGGTGGCAAGGGCGGCGACCGCGGTGGCCGGGGCGGTGGCCAGCGGCAGGCGGCTCCGCCCGCCAACAGCGCGATGGCGGACGCCCTGCGCCGGGCGGGCCTCGTCGACCCGAAGAACGGCCGCCGCTGA
- a CDS encoding ABC-F family ATP-binding cassette domain-containing protein: MTATLVAKNLAAGHGDRSLFAGLDLVVAPGDVIGLVGANGAGKSTLLRMLAGLLAPESGELGLSPPTATVGHLPQEPDRRPGETVRAFLARRTGVDEAQRTMDEATQALVDGAPGADDAYATSLERWLDLGGADLDERAEETAASLGLTVGLDQPMTALSGGQAARAGLASLLLSRYDVFLLDEPTNDLDLDGLERLERFVSGLRAGTVVVSHDREFLTRTVTKVLELDLAQGQINLYGGGYAAYLEEREVARRHARDDYEEYADKRSALQDRAQTQRSWMDKGVKNARRKAANDNDKIGRKFRSEASEKQAAKARQTQRMIERLDVVEEPRKEWELRMEIASAPRSGAVVATLRDAEVRRGDFTFGPVSLQIDWADRVAVTGANGAGKSTLLGALLGRIPLDAGGCALGPGVLVGEVDQARRLFHGTESLLDAFGAAVPDTEPAEVRTLLAKFGLKSHHVLRPASGLSPGERTRAALALLQGRGVNLLVLDEPTNHLDLPAIEQLESALDAYEGTLLLVTHDRRMLDAVQVTRRLEVADGKVTER; encoded by the coding sequence ATGACTGCCACCCTCGTCGCCAAGAACCTCGCCGCCGGGCACGGCGACCGCTCCCTCTTCGCCGGACTCGACCTCGTCGTCGCGCCCGGGGACGTGATCGGTCTCGTCGGTGCCAACGGCGCGGGCAAGTCCACCCTGCTCCGGATGCTCGCCGGGCTCCTCGCACCGGAGTCGGGGGAGCTGGGGCTGTCCCCGCCGACCGCGACCGTCGGCCACCTCCCGCAGGAGCCGGACCGCCGGCCGGGCGAGACCGTCCGCGCCTTCCTGGCCCGCCGCACCGGGGTCGACGAGGCCCAGCGCACCATGGACGAGGCCACCCAGGCGCTCGTCGACGGCGCACCCGGCGCCGACGACGCCTACGCCACCAGCCTGGAGCGCTGGCTCGACCTGGGCGGCGCCGACCTGGACGAACGCGCCGAGGAGACCGCCGCCTCGCTGGGCCTGACCGTCGGCCTCGACCAGCCCATGACCGCCCTCTCCGGCGGCCAGGCCGCCCGCGCGGGCCTCGCCTCCCTGCTGCTCTCCCGCTACGACGTCTTCCTCCTCGACGAGCCCACCAACGACCTCGACCTCGACGGCCTCGAACGCCTCGAACGCTTTGTGAGCGGCCTGCGGGCCGGCACCGTCGTGGTCAGCCACGACCGGGAGTTCCTCACCCGCACTGTCACCAAGGTCCTCGAACTCGACCTGGCCCAGGGGCAGATCAACCTCTACGGCGGCGGCTACGCGGCCTATCTGGAGGAGCGCGAGGTGGCCCGCAGGCACGCCCGCGACGACTACGAGGAGTACGCCGACAAGCGCTCCGCCCTCCAGGACCGGGCGCAGACCCAGCGCTCCTGGATGGACAAGGGCGTCAAGAACGCCCGCCGCAAGGCCGCGAACGACAACGACAAGATCGGCCGCAAGTTCCGCAGCGAGGCCAGCGAGAAGCAGGCCGCGAAGGCCCGCCAGACCCAGCGGATGATCGAGCGCCTCGACGTCGTCGAGGAACCCCGCAAGGAGTGGGAGCTGCGCATGGAGATCGCGTCGGCGCCACGCTCGGGCGCCGTCGTGGCCACCCTGCGGGACGCCGAGGTGCGGCGCGGCGACTTCACGTTCGGACCGGTCTCGCTCCAGATCGACTGGGCGGACCGGGTCGCGGTCACCGGTGCCAACGGCGCGGGCAAGTCGACCCTGCTCGGCGCGCTCCTCGGCCGGATCCCGCTGGACGCGGGCGGCTGCGCGCTGGGCCCGGGTGTGCTGGTCGGCGAGGTCGACCAGGCCCGCCGGCTCTTCCACGGCACCGAGTCGCTGCTCGACGCGTTCGGCGCGGCCGTCCCGGACACCGAACCGGCCGAGGTCCGCACCCTGCTGGCGAAGTTCGGCCTGAAGTCCCACCATGTGCTGCGCCCGGCGAGCGGCCTCTCCCCGGGCGAGCGCACCCGCGCCGCCCTCGCGCTGCTCCAGGGCCGCGGCGTCAACCTGCTGGTCCTCGACGAGCCCACCAACCACCTCGACCTGCCGGCCATCGAGCAGTTGGAGTCCGCTCTCGACGCCTACGAGGGGACGCTGCTCCTCGTCACCCACGACCGCCGCATGCTGGACGCGGTCCAGGTGACCCGCCGCCTGGAGGTCGCCGACGGCAAGGTCACCGAGCGGTGA
- a CDS encoding SCO6745 family protein, translated as MTTAALEPRAGRRCHNPLNTLHSTLFFSPDLATEMGALGITDPRAVNFATRAAAMGRVGAGTVTAAFYNYRYELVARHVPAVWDIAGPDAVLAARARAVDATLRRLLGVDALASPELAEAAALALRATEACGRPGRPLYAAHADLPVPEEAHLALFHAATLLREHRGDGHLAALTAAGLDGLEAVVTHTATGRGMTPKWVLNTRGWRQDDWDAASGRLRGRGLLDGEGELTEAGAALRAGVEAETDRLDRAPYEHLGADGVARLTELGTVFARAAAAAGAFPGDLLGKR; from the coding sequence ATGACTACCGCCGCTCTGGAGCCGCGCGCCGGCCGCCGCTGTCACAACCCGCTGAACACCCTGCACTCCACCCTGTTCTTCTCCCCCGACCTGGCCACGGAGATGGGGGCGCTCGGCATCACCGACCCCCGGGCGGTCAACTTCGCCACCCGGGCCGCGGCGATGGGGCGGGTCGGCGCCGGGACCGTCACCGCGGCCTTCTACAACTACCGGTACGAGCTGGTCGCCCGGCACGTGCCCGCCGTCTGGGACATCGCGGGGCCCGACGCGGTCCTCGCCGCACGCGCGCGTGCCGTCGACGCGACCCTGCGACGGCTGCTCGGCGTGGACGCCCTCGCCTCGCCCGAGCTGGCGGAGGCCGCCGCCCTCGCGCTGCGCGCCACCGAGGCGTGCGGGCGCCCCGGACGGCCGCTGTACGCCGCCCACGCCGACCTGCCGGTCCCCGAGGAGGCGCACCTCGCCCTCTTCCACGCCGCGACGCTGCTGCGCGAGCACCGCGGCGACGGACACCTCGCGGCGCTGACCGCCGCCGGGCTCGACGGCCTGGAGGCGGTGGTGACGCACACCGCGACCGGCCGCGGCATGACCCCCAAGTGGGTCCTGAACACGCGCGGTTGGCGCCAGGACGACTGGGACGCGGCGAGCGGACGGCTGCGCGGGCGCGGACTGCTGGACGGCGAAGGCGAACTGACCGAGGCGGGCGCCGCGCTGCGGGCCGGCGTCGAGGCGGAGACGGACCGGCTGGACCGGGCGCCCTACGAACACCTCGGCGCCGACGGGGTGGCCCGGCTGACCGAACTGGGCACGGTGTTCGCGCGGGCCGCGGCCGCGGCCGGCGCGTTCCCCGGCGACCTGCTCGGCAAACGGTGA
- a CDS encoding GlxA family transcriptional regulator, whose protein sequence is MRQRTVLVLLFDGVQSLDVTGPVEVFAGAETAVPGSYRIRTASLDGAPVRASSGLTLVPDGTLAALGGPGRPDPDGRLGLGEEAAPHTLLVPGGVGTRDLDPRLVEWLRVHGPRADRLVSVCTGAIALAAAGLLDGRRATTHWAYCETLARDHPAVEVDPDPIYVRDGPVATSAGVTSGIDLALALVEEDLGRRTALTVARHLVVFLRRPGNQAQFSVQLAAQTARREPLREVQQWITEHPADDLSVDALAARAALSPRHFARAFEAETGVTPGRYVDQVRVEHARRLLEDTGDGVEEISRASGYGTPEAMRRAFLKALGTPPAEYRRRFRPAPAHR, encoded by the coding sequence ATGAGGCAGCGCACGGTTCTCGTCCTTCTCTTCGACGGCGTCCAGAGCCTGGACGTCACCGGTCCCGTGGAGGTCTTCGCCGGCGCCGAGACGGCCGTGCCGGGCAGCTACCGCATCCGCACCGCGTCCCTCGACGGCGCCCCCGTCCGCGCGTCGAGCGGCCTGACCCTGGTACCTGACGGCACCCTGGCAGCCCTCGGCGGTCCCGGCCGTCCCGACCCCGACGGCCGCCTCGGCCTCGGCGAGGAGGCCGCCCCGCACACCCTGCTGGTGCCGGGCGGCGTGGGCACCCGCGACCTCGACCCCCGCCTCGTGGAGTGGCTGCGCGTCCACGGCCCCCGCGCCGACCGCCTCGTCTCGGTCTGCACCGGAGCCATCGCGCTCGCCGCCGCGGGACTGCTGGACGGCCGCCGCGCCACCACCCACTGGGCGTACTGCGAGACCCTCGCCCGCGACCACCCGGCCGTCGAGGTCGACCCCGACCCGATCTATGTGCGGGACGGCCCGGTCGCCACCTCGGCGGGCGTCACCTCGGGCATCGACCTCGCGCTCGCGCTGGTGGAGGAGGACCTCGGCCGCCGGACGGCCCTGACCGTCGCCAGGCACCTGGTGGTGTTCCTGCGCAGGCCGGGCAACCAGGCCCAGTTCAGCGTCCAGCTCGCCGCCCAGACCGCCCGCCGCGAGCCGCTGCGCGAGGTCCAGCAGTGGATCACCGAGCACCCCGCCGACGACCTGAGCGTGGACGCCCTCGCCGCCCGCGCCGCCCTCTCGCCCCGGCACTTCGCCCGCGCCTTCGAGGCGGAGACCGGCGTCACCCCGGGCCGCTACGTCGACCAGGTCCGGGTCGAACACGCCCGCCGCCTCCTGGAGGACACCGGCGACGGTGTCGAGGAGATCTCCCGCGCCAGCGGCTACGGCACCCCCGAGGCGATGCGCCGCGCCTTCCTCAAGGCGCTCGGCACCCCGCCCGCCGAGTACCGCCGCCGCTTTCGTCCCGCACCCGCCCACCGTTAG
- a CDS encoding FAD-dependent oxidoreductase, whose translation MESEPNDDVIVIGGGVVGLTTAVVLAERGLRVRVWTRDAVERTTSAVAGALWWPYRIEPEAKVGAWSLRSLAVYEELARRPAETGVRLVEGVKGQARLDELGPWAARVPGLRASTAEEFAGEGLWARLPLIDMATHLPWLRARLARAGGVVEERTVAALAEAEAPVVVNCTGLGARELVPDASVRPVRGQLVIVENPGITTWLAAVAPDGEMAYLFPHPDRLVLGGTAEEDAWSTEPDPAVAEAIVRRCAALRPEVAGARVLAHRVGLRPVRDAVRLEREVLPRGRSLVHNYGHGGAGVTVAWGCAEEAAGLVFPAA comes from the coding sequence GTGGAGAGCGAACCGAACGACGATGTGATCGTGATAGGCGGCGGGGTGGTGGGCCTGACGACGGCCGTCGTCCTCGCGGAGCGCGGGCTGCGGGTGCGGGTGTGGACCAGGGACGCCGTCGAGCGGACCACCTCGGCGGTCGCCGGGGCGCTGTGGTGGCCCTACCGGATCGAGCCGGAGGCCAAGGTCGGCGCGTGGTCGCTGCGCTCGCTCGCCGTGTACGAGGAGTTGGCGCGGCGGCCGGCCGAGACGGGCGTACGGCTGGTCGAGGGGGTCAAGGGGCAGGCGCGGCTCGACGAGTTGGGGCCGTGGGCGGCGCGGGTGCCGGGGCTGCGGGCCTCCACGGCCGAGGAGTTCGCGGGTGAGGGGCTGTGGGCGCGGCTGCCGCTGATCGACATGGCGACTCATCTGCCGTGGCTGCGCGCGCGGTTGGCGCGGGCGGGCGGGGTGGTCGAGGAGCGGACGGTGGCGGCGCTGGCGGAGGCCGAGGCGCCCGTGGTGGTCAACTGCACCGGCCTCGGGGCGCGTGAGCTGGTGCCGGACGCCTCGGTGCGGCCGGTGCGCGGGCAGTTGGTGATCGTGGAGAACCCGGGGATCACCACCTGGCTCGCGGCGGTCGCCCCGGACGGCGAGATGGCCTACCTCTTCCCGCACCCGGACCGCCTGGTCCTGGGCGGCACCGCCGAGGAGGACGCCTGGTCGACGGAGCCGGACCCGGCGGTGGCCGAGGCGATCGTGCGGCGGTGCGCGGCGCTGCGGCCCGAGGTCGCCGGGGCGCGGGTGCTGGCGCACCGGGTGGGTCTTCGGCCGGTCAGGGACGCGGTCAGGCTGGAGCGGGAGGTGCTGCCGCGCGGGCGGTCGCTGGTGCACAACTACGGGCACGGGGGCGCGGGCGTGACGGTGGCCTGGGGGTGCGCGGAGGAGGCGGCCGGGCTGGTGTTCCCGGCCGCCTGA